In the genome of Plectropomus leopardus isolate mb chromosome 19, YSFRI_Pleo_2.0, whole genome shotgun sequence, the window TTAAGGATGTGAATgattcttccaccactgcatgaattgtttagcattttttgacataaaactGTGTTCTACAAATGAACATTTCTTAGAttggaaataaacattttgggaGTCTTTATTTAATTATCTTTCTCCAGATTTGTCAAAATACATATTGATCATTTCAATAGCAGCTCTTAAATCAGCGATTTTTATTAGGAGAACTCTACCtctaccttttttctttttttttgccagggACAACCctcctgaaaaaagaaaatagaacaaagatattttaataataaaagacagagagatgactGGATTAAAGGATTGGAAATCCCGGCGTACAGTCGTGTCTTTAAACCTCTgtacctgtaaaaaaaaaccttaacagTGACGACACGTCTGTCGCCCACAAAGTGtgtcacacacaaaatgtgagtaaatgtgttttgcatAATACAACTGACAATTATAGTTACATAGTACAGTATGATACCAATATTGCACTAATGATCTTAACATTTAGAGATTATTCTCACATTGTTCTTTGACTTCTTTGAAGTCTTTAAAATGATTCTTTATTTGATACCGAAACTAAGTGAACTACGTGTGGTTACAGTGTGTCATTATCTGGTTTAAAGTTTGGGCCTAATAACAAGAGGCTGAGTGACACATTACAGTAAATACATGCAGTAACTCTCCATTGCCATCTAGTGGTCATGTATTGCTAAACTTTTAGCTATCATGCAAACTGCAGACTGCCAAAGTATTAAACATAGTCAgtaactacaaaataaaaaatatacaatgtaAGGACAGTCTATAACAAGAGCAGATTTATGTTTACTGTAGGTCATCCTGTGCTTCATATTAATCTTGtaagtgtttttcttctggtgaATAAATGTCTGTATAATGTGAAATAGGAGGCCTATCACTCCTACAGTGTTTACACCAGTATTTTTCATTATATGTGCGACTGAAAAggtaaaattgaaaaagaaaaatctatgaagaataaaatcataaaacacaaaaaatatattttaaaaaaatctgtcaaaaaatcctaattttttaaattttcctacttggaaaaaaaaaacagtttaatgtttaaaatattcataataattaaCTACATTTATTGTAGGTAGATTTTTGTTGACCTGCAGCCTCCATGTTCTTTAGATGCTACAGAGTTTGTTGTGTCCATAATTAACTATCCAATCAACAATTAGGAAGTATTCCCCTGAGTATAGAAGTAAAAATGAAGCAGCCTATCAGCTTCCAGGAAGCAATAGCCTAATCGTGTGAATGAAAATAACCCAAGTCCTCCGCTAATCCCTGCCTATCCTTTTTATCTCAGGATTCAGACCAGTCGCAGCAGTATGGAGCTGTGAGCTTGCAAACCACCACAATGCATCCCTTGTCTCATTAACAGGAGCTATTGcgtctattttttaaattgtagtttAGCTGCATAGCATTTAGTAGCTTGCAGGAGAAAAAATGAGGcgacattttgctgctgctttttgtttggctttactttttcttcctttgctgTGCCGTTCATGTCCTGCACAATGCAGCTGCTTCTTCCACAAGTTAAGCGATGGATCAAAAGCAAGGTAAGCAATTTCTTGAATTCAATGTTTATGTTTGAATtttacatgtgttttatttctatcttcCGTGCAAAAGTGATTTTCACTGCAGCTTTCTTCTGTTCAGTCACTCAGTATAGTGGAGGATTAACTTGGAGTTGCCCTTTAATCTCCTTTGCTTGTTACTGAACAATAGGTTACTACGTTTTTCTCAAATAAATACTtagctagatttttttttttttaccaaaaacgATTACTGAACAATAGGTTACTACGTTTTTCTCAAATAAATACTtagctagattttttttttttttacaaaaacgaagacagaaaatatatataattatatatattaaatacacTTCTGCAACCCTATCTAATTTAAAAGTTCTTTTGATATTGTACCTTTTAACTGTAGAATATATAATCACAtattaaaatttttttctttcaggagTGTACTTTGCAACGATCCAGAGATCACCGTGATTCCTCCAAATTTCCCTACTGACACATCGAAGCTGCGCATTGAAAAGACAGCAATCTCACGCATTTCAAGCGACAACTTCCACTACCTCAACAACCTTGAGTTTCTGTGGATGTCTTTCAATTCACTCAATTCGCTGAACGTTGACAGTTTCCGAGGTCTTTACAACCTCGATGAGCTCCGGCTGGATGGCAACTCCCTCACCTCCTTCCCCTGGGAATCTCTGACTGACATGCCAAACCTGAGGCTCCTTGACTTACACAACAACAAGATCTCCACCATCCTTGCTGATGCCACCATGTTCATAAAGAATCTCACATATCTGGACTTATCTAGCAACACTCTGACGACAGTCCCTGCTGACGTTCTCACCATGTGGTTGAGTGTGAAGCCATCCCAGGACACAGATTCCTCCAAGCTAATTCTCGGTGAGGATCAAGCTGTGATATATTAGGATACGGGAACGTATTCTTTTTAAGCTGCCTTGCATGATAACCACTTCTTTGACACCTGAAGCATCTAAAGATGAGTTAGGGATTAGTCTAATTCTAGTTATTGTGAGCAGTGTGTCAAGTTGTCAGAACAGGTCTTTAAGTAACTCCTTGGTGTTGTGTAAAGGAAGATATACTAGATGGTAGTGCCAGTATTTGATACAAGGATGCTTGACTTATCACTGACAGCCCATTGTCACACTTGCTTTCCTCTGCAGGTCTCCATGACAACCCTTGGCTGTGTGACTGCCGGTTGTATGATCTGGTACAGTTTCAGAAATCCCCTTCATCATCTGTGGCTCTCATTGACACCAGGCTGCGGTGTGCCGATCCGGAGAGCTTGTCAGGGGTCCTTTTCACCGAAGCGGAGCTGCAGAGGTGCCAAGGCCCTCGGGTGCACACGGCCGTGGCTCGTGTACGCAGCTCACTGGGCAACAATGTCCTGCTGCGCTGTGGCACAGTTGGAGTCCCCATCCCTGAGCTGTCCTGGAGCCGTGCTGATGGCAAGAAAATGAACGGCACCGGTGAGTTCTGCTGAACTAAATCCAAATCATCAAGAATAGAACTCTATTTCTGTCCAAGTCAAAGTGGCAGTGAGATTAAAGACATTCTTTTTGTGCTAATCTGTTTAACTAATCtgtttgtttatcatttcagtTCAGGAAGAGATTTCAAAGGAGGGCATAATTTGGTCGATTCTCAGTGTGCCTGCAGTCGCCTACCGCGATTCTGGGAAATACGTGTGCAAAGCAACAAATTTTGTGGGCACCGCAGATGCCATTATCTCGTTGGTGATTACAGATTCCTTTCGGTCAGAAGAAGCAGGTGGTGGCGTTTCTAAGAGAACCAGGGGGAAGAAACCTGGCGGCATTGGAAGAGCAGCATACCAGGAGAAACTTATTGCCAGATATGTTCCTCCACCAACCACCACGGCGGCCCAGCCCATCATTGAGCCTCTCAATGGCAAAGGAGTGACTGGGAAGTACGAGATTGAGAGCTACAGCGTCTCTGATGGTGCTTCGGAGGGACGAGGCAAGACGCCAGAAGCTCAGAAGCCGGTGGAGGTGGATGCTCTCAGTAACTTAGCCGCCAATGCCTCGTCCTTACAGCAAGCTCCGGAGAAAAGGATAGTGCGTTCTGTGAAGGTGATTGGCGACACCGACCACACTGTCTCTCTGAACTGGCGAGCCCCTACGGCCACAAACACCACAGAATTCAGCATCCTATATGCTGTATTTGGTGAGAGAGACATGCGACGGGTTAACGTAGGCGCTGGAAAGAACCGGATCACCATTGATGGCCTTGTACCAAAGACAAAGTACATTGCCTGTGTTTGCGTCAAAGGCCTGATCCCGaaaaaggagcagtgtgtaatcTTCTCAACAGATGAGGCGGCCAGTGCCAGTGGGACTCAGAAGCTCATTAATGTGGTGGTGATAACTGTGGCGTGCGTGATCGCTGTCCCCCTGACACTAATTGTGTGCTGCGGGGCGCTAAAGAAGCGCTGCCAAAAGCTGCTGGGGCGACAGTCTAAGGAAATTCAAGACTCATATGTCACGTTTGAGACCCTGGGGCCCGGGGCCAAAGCTAAAGGAATGGAGGGCGAGTACCTGACCAGGCTAAATCCTGACGAATCCAACAGGTTGCTCTCAGCGAGGTCCAGTGTTGACTCGGAGGCCACAGCCAGAACTGAGGGGCCACCAAGCGAGTATTTCTGCTAAAACCAAAAGAATGCCTCAGTCTCTAGAGgatgcactttgttttttttaagggc includes:
- the lrit1b gene encoding leucine-rich repeat, immunoglobulin-like domain and transmembrane domain-containing protein 1b, encoding MRRHFAAAFCLALLFLPLLCRSCPAQCSCFFHKLSDGSKARSVLCNDPEITVIPPNFPTDTSKLRIEKTAISRISSDNFHYLNNLEFLWMSFNSLNSLNVDSFRGLYNLDELRLDGNSLTSFPWESLTDMPNLRLLDLHNNKISTILADATMFIKNLTYLDLSSNTLTTVPADVLTMWLSVKPSQDTDSSKLILGLHDNPWLCDCRLYDLVQFQKSPSSSVALIDTRLRCADPESLSGVLFTEAELQRCQGPRVHTAVARVRSSLGNNVLLRCGTVGVPIPELSWSRADGKKMNGTVQEEISKEGIIWSILSVPAVAYRDSGKYVCKATNFVGTADAIISLVITDSFRSEEAGGGVSKRTRGKKPGGIGRAAYQEKLIARYVPPPTTTAAQPIIEPLNGKGVTGKYEIESYSVSDGASEGRGKTPEAQKPVEVDALSNLAANASSLQQAPEKRIVRSVKVIGDTDHTVSLNWRAPTATNTTEFSILYAVFGERDMRRVNVGAGKNRITIDGLVPKTKYIACVCVKGLIPKKEQCVIFSTDEAASASGTQKLINVVVITVACVIAVPLTLIVCCGALKKRCQKLLGRQSKEIQDSYVTFETLGPGAKAKGMEGEYLTRLNPDESNRLLSARSSVDSEATARTEGPPSEYFC